One genomic segment of Fervidobacterium pennivorans includes these proteins:
- a CDS encoding ABC transporter ATP-binding protein, translating to MSNVVQDKPNNVKNKRVILKMDHVTMQFGGLTAVDDFNNVAYEGEILGIIGPNGAGKTTAFNVITGIYYPTKGRIIFDDIDITPYRPHQITHLGIARTFQNIRLFGTLTVLDNVLVAMHHLLSTRDADKILRNHGKPPKIKGHLWFWRAVTKIGYKKKEMEMREKGMELLRKVGLDHLAYELASSLPYGQQRKLEIARALATEPKLLLLDEPAAGMNPKESEELMEFIRYIRDEFKLTVILIEHDMKVVMGVCERIIVMDSGKIIAEGTPEEISRNPRVIEAYLGKEWEHAGA from the coding sequence ATGAGCAATGTAGTCCAAGATAAACCAAATAACGTCAAAAACAAACGAGTAATTCTTAAAATGGACCATGTCACAATGCAATTTGGAGGTCTAACTGCAGTAGATGATTTTAATAACGTCGCTTATGAAGGTGAGATTCTGGGAATTATAGGTCCAAACGGTGCTGGTAAGACAACAGCGTTCAATGTTATCACAGGAATTTACTATCCAACAAAGGGTAGGATAATCTTTGACGATATAGACATTACGCCGTACAGACCGCATCAAATCACGCACCTTGGAATAGCAAGAACATTCCAAAATATCAGGCTCTTTGGAACATTAACTGTTCTTGATAACGTGCTTGTAGCGATGCATCATCTACTCTCTACAAGGGATGCGGATAAGATTCTCAGAAACCATGGTAAACCGCCGAAGATAAAAGGACATCTCTGGTTCTGGCGTGCTGTAACGAAAATAGGATACAAAAAGAAAGAGATGGAAATGCGAGAAAAAGGTATGGAACTTTTGAGAAAGGTTGGACTTGACCATTTGGCATACGAACTTGCTTCATCACTTCCGTATGGTCAACAAAGAAAACTTGAAATCGCAAGAGCATTGGCTACGGAACCAAAATTGTTGCTTTTGGATGAGCCCGCAGCAGGTATGAACCCAAAGGAATCAGAGGAATTGATGGAATTCATCAGATACATCAGGGATGAGTTTAAGCTTACAGTGATACTCATTGAGCACGATATGAAGGTTGTTATGGGCGTTTGTGAAAGGATAATAGTTATGGATTCTGGAAAGATTATCGCAGAAGGCACACCGGAAGAGATAAGCAGAAACCCGAGAGTTATAGAAGCTTACTTAGGTAAGGAGTGGGAACATGCCGGTGCTTGA
- a CDS encoding branched-chain amino acid ABC transporter permease, which produces MKSKTKRDLGLTILFLIVVIILLAVADAKFDSYKKQVLSLMAIYGIMAVSLNLVNGITGVFSLGHAGFILLGAYTSALLTIPPDQKAMIFIIAPPSPLIANLHTDFLTATIIAGLVAAFGAFIIGFPVLRLSGDYLAIASLGFSEVLRILALNLQSITNGSLGLKGLPNYTNIWWSWGWLFVTIVFIVSLVKSSYGRALLAIRDNSIAAEAMGINVFKHTLLSFVISGFFAGVSGALYAHWLTTIDPRITTFGPILTYYVLIMVVLGGLGSISGSVVGAIIFAFLMEWLRAFEQPFTFFGKQFPAIQGMRMLVLSVLFVVTMIVWKRGIFGRSELTWEGIINFFKRIGLRRSGEK; this is translated from the coding sequence ATGAAGAGCAAGACAAAAAGAGACTTAGGTCTAACAATTCTATTCCTAATAGTTGTTATCATTCTGCTGGCAGTTGCTGATGCGAAGTTTGATTCATACAAAAAGCAAGTTCTTTCTTTGATGGCAATATACGGGATAATGGCGGTGAGTTTGAATCTTGTCAATGGAATTACCGGTGTATTCTCGCTTGGTCATGCAGGTTTCATATTGCTTGGGGCGTATACATCGGCACTTTTGACGATACCGCCAGACCAGAAAGCGATGATATTCATTATAGCCCCGCCAAGTCCTTTGATTGCAAATTTACACACGGACTTTTTAACTGCAACAATAATTGCAGGTTTGGTTGCAGCATTTGGTGCGTTTATCATAGGTTTCCCGGTTCTGAGGCTTTCAGGTGATTATCTTGCGATAGCTTCACTTGGTTTTTCTGAAGTGCTTAGAATTCTCGCACTTAACTTACAGTCCATTACGAATGGTTCACTTGGGTTGAAAGGATTGCCGAATTACACAAACATTTGGTGGAGCTGGGGCTGGCTCTTTGTCACGATAGTTTTTATTGTTAGCCTTGTAAAGAGTTCGTATGGTCGTGCACTCTTGGCGATACGAGATAATTCTATCGCTGCTGAGGCGATGGGTATCAATGTTTTTAAACATACACTTTTGTCTTTTGTGATAAGTGGCTTTTTTGCTGGTGTCAGTGGTGCGCTTTACGCACACTGGCTTACAACAATCGACCCAAGGATAACAACGTTTGGACCAATACTTACTTACTATGTACTCATCATGGTTGTTCTTGGTGGACTTGGAAGCATAAGTGGCTCGGTTGTTGGTGCGATAATCTTTGCATTCCTGATGGAATGGCTTAGAGCTTTCGAGCAACCATTTACATTCTTTGGAAAACAATTTCCAGCAATCCAAGGTATGAGGATGCTGGTGTTGTCTGTGCTATTTGTTGTCACAATGATTGTGTGGAAGAGGGGAATTTTTGGAAGAAGCGAACTCACTTGGGAAGGAATAATCAACTTCTTCAAGCGAATTGGCTTGAGAAGGAGTGGTGAAAAATGA
- a CDS encoding branched-chain amino acid ABC transporter permease, whose protein sequence is MTIFVQNLFNGLMVGGLYALIAVGYTMVYGILRLINFAFGDIMVMGIYFAYYGATLIRLSFPLAVIISLGVTAVLGVLIDRLAYKPLRNSPRISALITAIGVSFFIESFAVVFFGPNYKAFLEALQNKTIAFESFVIGNVYLPKIIFIILGITAVALFVLFLIVYRTKIGMAMRAIAADIPTTSLMGVNVDNVIGFTFAISSALAALAGVMWALRYPSFYPYTGFVPGLKAFIAAVLGGIGSIGGAVLGGILLGVIEMMIITFFPTLMQYKDAFAFIILILILLVRPAGLLGKRAVEKV, encoded by the coding sequence CTGACGATTTTTGTTCAGAATTTGTTTAACGGGCTTATGGTTGGTGGACTGTACGCCCTTATCGCTGTCGGTTATACGATGGTCTATGGTATATTGAGGTTAATCAACTTTGCTTTTGGTGACATTATGGTTATGGGTATTTACTTTGCCTATTATGGTGCTACTTTGATAAGGCTGAGCTTTCCGTTGGCTGTGATTATCTCGCTTGGAGTGACGGCTGTCCTAGGGGTGTTGATTGACAGGCTAGCCTATAAACCTCTTAGAAATTCGCCTAGGATTTCCGCGCTGATAACGGCAATAGGTGTTTCTTTCTTTATTGAGAGCTTTGCTGTGGTGTTTTTCGGTCCCAATTACAAAGCATTCTTGGAGGCTTTGCAGAATAAAACAATAGCGTTTGAGTCGTTTGTTATTGGCAATGTGTATCTGCCGAAGATTATTTTCATAATACTTGGAATAACAGCAGTTGCACTTTTTGTGCTCTTTTTAATTGTTTACAGAACGAAAATTGGAATGGCTATGAGAGCAATAGCGGCTGACATACCAACAACATCTTTGATGGGTGTGAACGTGGATAACGTAATAGGTTTCACATTTGCCATTTCTTCTGCACTTGCTGCTCTTGCAGGAGTTATGTGGGCATTAAGGTATCCGAGCTTTTATCCTTACACAGGTTTTGTGCCTGGGTTGAAGGCGTTCATAGCGGCAGTTCTTGGTGGAATTGGTTCGATTGGTGGTGCAGTGCTTGGTGGTATTTTGCTTGGTGTTATAGAAATGATGATAATAACGTTTTTCCCAACGCTTATGCAATACAAAGACGCTTTTGCTTTTATTATCCTTATACTGATTCTTCTTGTAAGGCCAGCAGGTCTTCTTGGCAAACGCGCTGTGGAGAAAGTTTAA
- a CDS encoding ABC transporter substrate-binding protein, with the protein MRKTLSILLLLLTLSIFADIKIGVLLPMTGGLSAFGDWTKKGIELAYEQKKTVLGEKIVLVYVDTRSEKTEAANAMARLIDKEKVVAVIGEISSSNSIAAAEIAEARKVPQVAVTSTSPLVTQGKKFVSRVCFIDPFQGTALAEFAGKNLKVKKVTIFIDIEQDYSVSMTNYFVERFEKKYKGQVQKVQYKSGDQEFSAQIAQAIAFGSDAIVIPGFYNEIALIAQQARSMGFKGYILAGDGADAPELVKIGGKAVEGLYFTTHYVPEAANTKISKDFVEAFKKKYGMLPAMNAALGYDAYMLIVDAIERAKSKDPVKINEAIRSTKGFQGVSGTITIDANGNPIKDVIIVKVQNGQFRYETRIEPKDLQ; encoded by the coding sequence GTGAGGAAAACTCTTAGTATCTTGCTTCTCCTGCTTACCCTCAGTATCTTTGCTGATATTAAGATTGGTGTGCTCCTACCTATGACAGGTGGGCTTTCTGCTTTTGGAGATTGGACGAAGAAAGGTATTGAACTTGCATATGAACAGAAAAAGACAGTGTTAGGTGAAAAGATAGTGCTTGTTTATGTTGATACAAGAAGCGAAAAAACAGAAGCAGCAAATGCTATGGCACGGCTTATAGACAAAGAAAAAGTTGTCGCAGTCATAGGTGAAATTTCCAGCAGCAACTCGATAGCTGCCGCGGAAATAGCAGAAGCTAGGAAAGTTCCACAAGTTGCGGTTACATCAACAAGTCCACTTGTCACTCAGGGAAAGAAATTTGTTTCAAGGGTTTGCTTTATTGACCCGTTCCAAGGAACCGCATTGGCAGAATTTGCAGGGAAGAATCTTAAGGTCAAAAAGGTGACAATATTTATTGATATCGAACAAGACTACAGCGTATCTATGACGAATTATTTTGTTGAACGCTTCGAGAAGAAATACAAAGGTCAAGTTCAGAAGGTTCAATATAAATCAGGAGACCAGGAATTTAGTGCTCAAATTGCACAAGCAATTGCTTTTGGAAGCGATGCTATCGTGATTCCTGGTTTTTACAATGAAATAGCTTTAATTGCGCAACAGGCTCGCTCTATGGGGTTCAAGGGTTACATCCTGGCTGGTGATGGTGCAGATGCTCCTGAACTAGTTAAAATAGGCGGAAAAGCGGTTGAGGGGCTCTACTTCACAACGCATTACGTCCCAGAAGCGGCAAATACCAAAATATCAAAAGATTTTGTTGAAGCGTTCAAAAAGAAATACGGAATGCTACCAGCCATGAATGCCGCACTTGGGTATGACGCATATATGCTTATAGTTGATGCAATTGAACGAGCAAAATCAAAGGATCCAGTGAAGATAAACGAAGCTATCAGGTCCACAAAAGGCTTCCAGGGTGTTAGTGGAACTATTACTATAGATGCTAACGGAAACCCAATAAAAGACGTGATAATAGTCAAAGTCCAAAACGGACAATTTAGATACGAAACAAGAATAGAGCCCAAGGATTTGCAATAA
- a CDS encoding ABC transporter substrate-binding protein, translating into MRSFGKLLVIALLLSSLSIFGVIKIGALLPLTGGVSAFGDLVKKGIELAHEEKGTVLGQKIEVVYMDTRSEKTEAANGIARLIDKEGVIAVIGEVISGNSIAAGEIAEKKKVPMVSPSSTNPLVTQGKKFVSRVCFIDPLQGTALAEFAVKTLKIKKATVFTDVEQDYSVGLSNYFIERFKKYGGQVLQVQYKSGDQEFSAQLSQALAFGSEAIVVTGYYNEIALVAQQARSLGFKGYILAGDGADAPELIKIGGRAVEGIYFSDHYHPDAPVTQVSKKFVEAFVKKYGVKPSTLSALGYDAYMLIVEAIERAKTTKPELIATAIRSIKNFQGATGVISIDPNTGNPTKDVVILTVKNQQFAFAAKISASDLK; encoded by the coding sequence ATGAGGAGCTTTGGGAAACTTTTAGTGATTGCACTTTTACTCAGTTCGCTGAGTATATTCGGCGTCATTAAGATAGGTGCACTTTTGCCTCTTACTGGTGGTGTTTCTGCGTTTGGCGATTTGGTGAAAAAAGGCATAGAACTTGCGCACGAAGAGAAAGGAACAGTTCTTGGTCAAAAGATTGAAGTTGTGTACATGGACACACGCAGTGAAAAAACGGAAGCTGCAAACGGTATTGCGAGATTGATTGACAAAGAAGGAGTCATAGCAGTAATTGGTGAAGTTATCAGTGGTAATTCAATTGCAGCAGGTGAGATTGCAGAAAAGAAGAAAGTTCCTATGGTTAGTCCATCATCAACAAACCCGCTAGTCACTCAAGGTAAGAAATTCGTTTCAAGAGTCTGTTTCATCGACCCACTTCAGGGAACTGCACTTGCAGAATTTGCTGTTAAGACGCTGAAGATAAAAAAAGCGACAGTATTCACTGATGTGGAACAAGATTACAGTGTTGGACTTTCGAACTATTTCATTGAAAGGTTTAAGAAATACGGTGGACAAGTGCTTCAAGTTCAATACAAATCTGGTGACCAAGAGTTCAGTGCACAACTTTCACAAGCACTCGCGTTTGGTAGTGAAGCAATAGTTGTTACAGGTTATTACAATGAAATAGCTCTTGTAGCACAACAAGCAAGGTCACTTGGTTTCAAAGGTTACATCCTGGCTGGAGATGGAGCTGACGCACCTGAGCTTATCAAAATCGGAGGGCGAGCTGTTGAAGGTATATACTTCTCAGACCACTACCACCCAGATGCACCTGTAACACAGGTTTCAAAGAAGTTCGTTGAGGCATTTGTAAAGAAATACGGTGTCAAACCATCGACACTTTCAGCTCTTGGATACGATGCATACATGCTTATTGTTGAGGCAATTGAAAGAGCGAAGACGACAAAGCCAGAATTGATAGCTACTGCTATCAGGTCAATTAAAAACTTCCAAGGCGCTACTGGTGTGATTTCGATAGATCCAAACACAGGTAATCCAACAAAAGATGTAGTAATTCTAACAGTTAAGAACCAGCAATTTGCATTTGCGGCAAAGATTTCGGCAAGTGATTTGAAATAA
- the coaBC gene encoding bifunctional phosphopantothenoylcysteine decarboxylase/phosphopantothenate--cysteine ligase CoaBC translates to MNILLGVSSGIAIYKAVDLASKIRKEGWNLKVIMTENATKLISPIVFSSVGNCEVFTDTYEIERGWIIHTEVSKWADVLLIAPATANTIAKLAHGFADNLLTTTALAFNKPNKVIVPTMNSRMYENDMTIENIEKLKQHGWKIVEPETGHLACGEVGKGRYPENEKIIEFIKILTEEKPLLGKKVLVTAGPTREAIDPVRYISNHSSGKMGYAIAKIAKRLGAQVCLISGPTCLQIPYYVDSYVHVESAKEMFEAVLEKYKEYDILIMCAAVSDYSPLQSAPEKIKKTQDKLILELSKTPDILEFVGRNKLPGQVVVGFAAETQNIVENAYEKLMKKNADVIVANDARKAMGSDENQVYLVFVNKPTIMIEGKKEEVAKELLKRVCELL, encoded by the coding sequence ATGAACATTCTGCTGGGTGTATCCTCCGGCATTGCTATTTACAAAGCAGTCGACTTGGCTAGCAAGATACGCAAAGAAGGGTGGAATTTGAAGGTAATCATGACGGAGAATGCAACAAAGCTTATCAGTCCTATTGTCTTTTCTTCCGTTGGAAATTGCGAAGTGTTCACAGATACTTATGAAATAGAACGAGGGTGGATTATCCACACAGAAGTTTCGAAATGGGCTGATGTATTACTCATCGCACCTGCAACAGCAAACACTATTGCAAAACTTGCACACGGTTTTGCTGATAATTTGTTGACAACAACAGCACTCGCTTTTAACAAACCGAACAAAGTTATCGTTCCAACTATGAATTCTAGGATGTACGAAAACGATATGACAATAGAAAATATCGAAAAATTAAAACAGCACGGATGGAAGATTGTGGAGCCGGAAACAGGGCACCTTGCCTGCGGAGAGGTTGGAAAAGGCAGATATCCAGAAAATGAAAAGATAATAGAATTCATAAAGATTCTTACGGAAGAAAAACCTTTGCTCGGAAAGAAAGTATTGGTGACAGCCGGTCCTACGAGAGAGGCTATCGACCCCGTAAGATACATTTCTAATCATTCAAGCGGTAAAATGGGGTATGCTATAGCAAAGATAGCAAAAAGGTTAGGAGCACAAGTGTGCCTCATATCTGGTCCCACTTGCCTGCAAATTCCTTACTACGTAGATTCGTACGTTCACGTAGAAAGTGCAAAAGAGATGTTCGAAGCTGTTTTGGAAAAATATAAAGAGTATGATATACTTATTATGTGTGCCGCTGTATCGGACTATTCACCTCTCCAAAGCGCACCAGAGAAAATCAAGAAGACTCAGGACAAACTGATATTGGAACTTTCAAAAACTCCTGATATACTTGAGTTCGTGGGTAGAAACAAATTACCCGGTCAGGTGGTTGTAGGATTCGCAGCAGAAACTCAAAACATCGTCGAAAACGCCTATGAAAAACTTATGAAAAAGAATGCAGATGTTATTGTAGCTAACGACGCAAGGAAGGCTATGGGAAGCGATGAGAATCAAGTATACCTGGTTTTCGTGAACAAACCTACAATAATGATTGAAGGTAAAAAAGAAGAAGTTGCAAAGGAGCTGTTGAAAAGGGTATGCGAGTTACTGTAA
- a CDS encoding CBS domain-containing protein → MKAVRWVNTFFPKVKNTQTITEALHEMRKHSCDYCIVIDEDGKFDGLLHKSVIKEVEMDEKVGPYVVFPDFYIVEDSTIEEAAMMLIENKETILPVVNSNSEVIGVLSIQEVLEAMTEMAAMDEHGVRINLTLPDKPGELKKIIDVLANNKINILSILTIKDGDSRLVSIKVDSKDAESVASILEIYEIPYESIVEEEGFF, encoded by the coding sequence ATGAAGGCAGTGAGATGGGTTAACACATTCTTTCCAAAGGTAAAAAACACACAAACCATAACGGAAGCACTCCACGAAATGAGAAAGCATTCTTGCGATTATTGTATAGTAATCGACGAAGATGGAAAATTTGATGGTTTACTGCATAAGTCAGTAATCAAAGAAGTTGAAATGGACGAAAAGGTAGGTCCGTATGTTGTATTCCCAGATTTCTACATTGTTGAAGATTCAACTATCGAAGAAGCTGCGATGATGCTCATTGAAAACAAAGAAACGATACTGCCCGTTGTGAACTCTAACAGCGAAGTGATAGGTGTATTAAGCATTCAAGAAGTTCTAGAAGCTATGACCGAAATGGCAGCTATGGATGAGCACGGTGTTAGGATTAACCTTACCTTACCAGACAAACCCGGTGAACTAAAGAAAATTATCGATGTGCTTGCAAATAACAAAATTAACATCCTTTCGATTTTGACAATCAAAGATGGTGATTCAAGACTTGTTTCAATAAAGGTTGATAGCAAGGATGCTGAAAGCGTTGCAAGTATTCTAGAGATATACGAAATTCCTTACGAATCTATAGTTGAGGAAGAAGGTTTCTTCTGA
- a CDS encoding segregation and condensation protein A: MELLFKLEQLEFEGPLDLLLYLVQKKKIDIRQLSISQLADEFLYYVNQMEELNLNVTSEFIATAAYLLELKSKSLLPMSEKEKKEYEYKRELLIRRIEEYARLKELTEQIMNKSSADQYPVKVPYTFPKVDEKKLVKIVKAALQEVEVKQKVYIIKKENYSLERIMEKIEEKYDVVNLFDLLRDSSSKYEIIVKFLAVLELIRFEKYTMDDDFVLRKVVRQDVANVPE, from the coding sequence ATGGAGCTATTGTTCAAACTTGAGCAACTCGAATTCGAGGGTCCTCTTGATTTACTCTTGTACTTAGTGCAAAAGAAAAAGATAGACATCCGTCAGTTGTCGATTTCACAACTGGCGGATGAGTTTTTGTATTATGTTAACCAAATGGAGGAACTTAATCTTAACGTCACATCCGAATTTATCGCAACTGCTGCTTACCTTTTAGAACTCAAATCAAAAAGCTTACTACCGATGAGTGAAAAAGAAAAAAAGGAATACGAGTACAAACGAGAATTACTCATAAGGCGTATTGAAGAATACGCCCGTCTCAAGGAACTAACCGAGCAAATTATGAACAAAAGCTCTGCTGACCAATATCCTGTCAAAGTGCCATACACATTCCCAAAGGTGGATGAGAAGAAACTGGTCAAAATCGTCAAAGCTGCATTGCAAGAGGTTGAAGTTAAACAGAAGGTCTACATAATAAAGAAAGAAAATTATTCTTTGGAGAGAATAATGGAAAAAATCGAGGAAAAATACGATGTGGTCAATCTTTTCGATTTGCTCAGAGATAGCTCTTCCAAATACGAAATTATTGTAAAATTTTTAGCTGTTTTGGAATTAATCAGGTTTGAAAAATACACAATGGACGATGATTTTGTTCTAAGAAAAGTGGTGAGACAAGATGTCGCAAATGTTCCAGAATGA
- the scpB gene encoding SMC-Scp complex subunit ScpB — translation MSQMFQNDVDKTIQNLEPTKISLIEAIIFASRGVSKNTLAELTKIPEEELDEILKYLKEKYDSEEHGIELKQIEDYYRFYTKPQFADVVSKVAKRRNLGSLSPAQLEIAVFLAVRKQATKLEIDSMRGKDSSNLIKQLLVAGVIKRRKLGRTFVYSLTDTFKDESMIEELVRQAGGASFESIGKMLFETPEQVEIRESQENQESQHQSFSQSDESGSLSSEAFEVVRKEEIEIPPEE, via the coding sequence ATGTCGCAAATGTTCCAGAATGATGTAGACAAGACAATCCAAAATTTAGAACCCACCAAAATATCACTTATTGAAGCCATTATCTTCGCTTCAAGGGGTGTATCCAAAAATACCCTTGCTGAGCTAACTAAAATCCCCGAAGAAGAACTTGACGAGATACTTAAATACCTAAAAGAAAAATACGATTCTGAGGAACATGGGATTGAGTTAAAGCAAATAGAAGATTATTACCGTTTTTACACAAAACCGCAGTTTGCTGATGTGGTTTCAAAAGTAGCCAAGCGAAGAAATCTTGGTAGTCTTTCTCCCGCTCAACTTGAGATTGCTGTATTTTTAGCGGTTCGAAAGCAGGCTACCAAACTCGAAATAGATAGCATGCGCGGAAAGGACTCTTCTAACCTTATAAAACAACTCCTTGTTGCTGGGGTTATCAAAAGAAGGAAGCTCGGAAGAACTTTTGTTTACAGCTTAACAGATACATTCAAAGACGAAAGTATGATAGAAGAATTGGTAAGACAAGCTGGTGGTGCTTCGTTTGAAAGCATAGGCAAAATGCTCTTTGAAACTCCTGAACAAGTAGAAATCCGCGAAAGTCAGGAAAACCAAGAAAGTCAACATCAAAGTTTTTCACAATCAGATGAATCTGGAAGCTTGAGCAGTGAAGCTTTCGAAGTCGTTCGAAAAGAAGAAATCGAAATACCTCCTGAAGAGTAA
- a CDS encoding AAA family ATPase, protein MTVREAKYLSRKIMEAGEIPLLIGHFGVGKTDIAREIAQETGRKLVILVLSQMEPGDLIGLPARDENKTSFLAPDWWPEDGNTIILLDEINRAHRSIRNAIMQLLVDKRIHNHILPEGTWIMASMNPPDENYDQVELITDPAFLSRFFILEIHPDPKEWVEWARKNQIEEEVIEFISKYPEFLSVHESVSLKASIKPSPRSWHKLSRVLSLMSEDDKKEYLYILASGIVGPEAAKVFIDKSLAGKIHSPSEILLEGNIPTSLDIHQANGLLIRLIDYLTNVDDKELEKLSNQVQTIAQNLLKLSNVVPKDSFEAFIRMLVNLSNLPGLKGEFSDKLLRKLISEVTEENK, encoded by the coding sequence TTGACTGTTCGTGAAGCGAAGTATCTGTCAAGGAAAATAATGGAAGCAGGCGAAATTCCCCTGTTAATTGGTCATTTTGGCGTGGGAAAAACAGACATAGCACGTGAAATTGCCCAGGAGACCGGAAGAAAATTAGTCATACTCGTTCTTTCCCAAATGGAACCAGGTGACTTAATAGGTCTACCTGCGAGGGATGAAAATAAGACAAGCTTTCTGGCTCCCGATTGGTGGCCAGAAGATGGGAATACGATTATTCTCTTGGATGAAATAAACCGAGCTCACAGAAGTATTAGAAACGCTATAATGCAACTTCTTGTGGATAAAAGAATACATAACCACATTCTTCCAGAAGGCACATGGATAATGGCTTCCATGAACCCACCAGACGAAAACTACGACCAAGTCGAACTTATCACTGACCCTGCCTTTCTGAGCAGATTTTTCATCCTTGAGATTCACCCAGACCCAAAAGAATGGGTTGAATGGGCACGGAAAAATCAAATAGAAGAAGAAGTGATAGAATTCATATCCAAATATCCAGAATTTCTCTCCGTTCACGAAAGTGTTTCTCTTAAGGCTTCTATCAAACCCAGCCCAAGAAGTTGGCATAAATTAAGCAGAGTCTTATCACTCATGTCTGAAGATGACAAAAAAGAATACTTGTATATTCTTGCAAGCGGTATTGTAGGACCAGAAGCTGCAAAAGTGTTTATAGACAAATCACTCGCAGGGAAAATACATAGTCCTTCTGAGATACTACTGGAAGGGAATATCCCGACATCCTTAGATATCCACCAGGCAAACGGACTTCTGATTAGGTTAATCGATTATTTAACAAATGTTGACGATAAAGAACTCGAGAAGCTTTCAAACCAAGTACAAACTATTGCCCAAAATCTTTTAAAACTTTCGAATGTCGTGCCCAAGGATTCTTTTGAAGCGTTCATACGAATGTTGGTCAACCTCTCAAACTTACCAGGTCTAAAAGGGGAATTTTCAGACAAGTTGCTCAGAAAATTGATAAGTGAAGTGACTGAAGAAAATAAATGA
- a CDS encoding DUF1292 domain-containing protein, with the protein MFDHEHNHHHHDHEHEHHDHIDAFTLMDEEGNEHHFVLLGEVENKGKTYWVCEEIFVENDEVSEFGDTYLFVKTEDEDGNVFLDSIESEEEFNEVAKIWEEMMGGEDFFVDLDEEDEDEEE; encoded by the coding sequence ATGTTTGACCACGAACACAACCATCACCACCATGATCACGAACATGAACACCATGACCACATCGATGCATTTACTCTTATGGACGAGGAAGGAAATGAACACCATTTCGTTCTTCTCGGAGAAGTTGAAAACAAGGGAAAGACATACTGGGTATGTGAAGAAATCTTCGTAGAAAATGATGAAGTTTCCGAATTTGGAGATACATACCTTTTCGTCAAGACAGAAGATGAAGATGGTAACGTCTTCCTTGACTCAATTGAGAGTGAAGAAGAATTCAACGAAGTAGCAAAAATATGGGAAGAGATGATGGGCGGAGAAGACTTCTTCGTAGACTTAGACGAAGAAGACGAAGATGAAGAAGAGTAA